In Methanobacteriales archaeon HGW-Methanobacteriales-1, the genomic stretch TGATCATAATTTAGAGTTAAATATCAATGCACTGGCATGGCACAATAAAGGCCAGGTTTTTATCAGGCTTAGAAAGTATGAAGAAGCATTGAAATGTACTAATAATGCGCTGGAAATAAATCCTAATGATGTAGAAACGCTGCTTAACAAAGGAGCTATCCTTTCACAGCTTGGTAGATCTGAGGAAGCATTGAAATGTTATGATATTGCCTTAAAAATAGACCCTATAGTAAATATATTTATCAATAAAGGAACTGCTCTTAGCAGGCTGGGTAAATGTGAAGAAGCAATTGAATGTTTTGATAAAGCTTTAGAAATAGATCCCAATTGGGATTTAGTTGTAATGCATTGTAAGAGCTCCGTTTTTCAAGAATTAGGTAAATATGAAGAAGCATTAAAGTATTTAGATGATGCTTTAGAGATATGCTATGATTATACTGATGGATGGGTTAATAAAGGAGCCATTCTTAGAGATTTGGGGAAAAATGATGAAGCAATTGAGTGTTTTGATAAAGCTTTAAAAATAGATCCTAAATCGAGTATAGCTTGGAATAACAAAGGATCTGTCTTAGAAAGGCTTGAGAATTATCAAGAAGCTTTGGAAGCTTTCAATAAATCTATAGATATTGATCCAAAGAGTTTAGAAACATGGTACAATAAAAGCCATACATTATGGAAGCTTGGGAAATATTCAGAATCGATAGACTTTTTTAATCAAGCATTGGAATTATGTCTATCATATTCTATATTGGAACTTCAAGGTTTCTTAGAATATTTAGATAAATGTATAGAAATCTATCCGGAAGATGCTTTAGTTTGGTTTAATAAAGGAATTATCCTTAAACAACTTGGAAAAAGTCAGGAAGCTTTGGAATGTCTAAATAAATCTCGAGACTTAGATCCTGATTTTGAAACTATGTTAAAAGATAAAAAATAATATAAATAAAATAAGAAATTTGGAAATGTTTAAAAATGAAATGCTTTGTTTTTGCATTTCCAAAATAATTCTCTTGGTGGATTTAATGGGATTTTTTGATAAATTTAAAAAGAAGGATGATACTGATTCATTGATGAAGCATTAAAATGCTTAGATAAAGCTCTAAAACTGGATCCAGAACATTACCTTACTAAAAAACTTAAAAGGAAATTGGAAAGTAAAACAATAAATAGATAATTAGAATAAGATTTATTTCTCTATTAATTTAAATTAATATTGTAAATAGATAATTAAATCATAATTACTCCTACAGAATTTATAAAAAAATATCCTCCTACA encodes the following:
- a CDS encoding peptide transporter codes for the protein MGFFDKFKKKDDADSLTFKGLKLEKKGKYLESLEFFDKALELDPNKYEVWYYKGNGLYELGRYEEALEAFDHNLELNINALAWHNKGQVFIRLRKYEEALKCTNNALEINPNDVETLLNKGAILSQLGRSEEALKCYDIALKIDPIVNIFINKGTALSRLGKCEEAIECFDKALEIDPNWDLVVMHCKSSVFQELGKYEEALKYLDDALEICYDYTDGWVNKGAILRDLGKNDEAIECFDKALKIDPKSSIAWNNKGSVLERLENYQEALEAFNKSIDIDPKSLETWYNKSHTLWKLGKYSESIDFFNQALELCLSYSILELQGFLEYLDKCIEIYPEDALVWFNKGIILKQLGKSQEALECLNKSRDLDPDFETMLKDKK